In a genomic window of Glycine max cultivar Williams 82 chromosome 13, Glycine_max_v4.0, whole genome shotgun sequence:
- the LOC100814000 gene encoding protein NUCLEAR FUSION DEFECTIVE 4 translates to MLSLPFIHHVITGRWFMIFASCLIMAVSGATYMFGLYSNEVKTSLGYDQSTLNLISFFKDLGANLGIFSGLINEISPPWVILAMGATMNFIGYFMIWLSVTSRIAKPQVWQMCLYFYIGANSQSFANTGALVNCVKSFPRSRGSVIGLLKGYVGLSGAIFTQFYHAFYGDDSKALIFLIGWLPAAISFVFLPTVRVLSITPQPKEIKVFYQLLYISLGVAGFLMVLIIIQNKLSFTRVEYIGDGMVVLLLLLLPLGVVFSEEFKLWKNQNQNQTFTNHAGAASVVELPQPEEAHAVAPTHSERKNNNSCLKNVFKPPKRGEDYTIFQALFSIDMLILFIATVFGVGGTLTALDNLGQIGNSLGYPRKSLTTFVSLVSIWNYLGRASSGFASEYLLTKYKFPRPLLLTLVMLLSCVGHILIAFGIPNSLYFSSVIIGFCFGAIWPLMFAIISEIFGLKYYSTLYNFGAVASPVGSYILNVKVTGYLYDKEALKQLGVKGLIRQKGKDLTCVGVQCYRMAFLIITASTLVGCVVSFILVLRTRNFYKGDIYEKFRVLELDTGESLPTFGSTSGTTTTTNRVEEQDKINRK, encoded by the coding sequence ATGCTATCATTGCCTTTCATACACCATGTTATCACAGGTCGTTGGTTCATGATCTTCGCATCATGTCTCATCATGGCTGTTTCTGGAGCAACCTACATGTTTGGTTTGTACTCAAACGAGGTCAAAACCTCTCTGGGGTATGACCAGTCAACGCTCAACTTGATAAGCTTCTTCAAGGACCTTGGTGCCAACCTTGGAATTTTCTCAGGCTTGATCAATGAGATAAGCCCTCCATGGGTGATACTAGCCATGGGAGCCACCATGAACTTCATTGGCTACTTCATGATATGGCTCTCTGTCACTTCACGCATTGCCAAACCCCAAGTGTGGCAAATGTGTCTGTATTTTTACATTGGTGCCAATTCTCAGTCTTTTGCCAACACTGGTGCTTTGGTTAACTGTGTCAAGAGCTTCCCAAGAAGTCGTGGAAGTGTCATTGGTCTTCTTAAGGGTTATGTGGGTCTAAGTGGTGCTATTTTCACTCAGTTTTACCATGCCTTCTATGGTGATGACTCTAAGGCTCTTATTTTCCTCATTGGGTGGCTTCCTGCTGCTATTTCCTTCGTTTTCCTTCCAACGGTTAGGGTGTTGAGTATAACCCCACAACCCAAAGAGATCAAGGTTTTCTACCAGCTTCTTTATATCTCACTTGGGGTTGCAGGGTTTCTCATGGTGTTGATTATTATACAAAACAAGTTGAGTTTCACAAGGGTGGAGTACATAGGGGATGGCATGGTGGTTCTTTTATTACTTCTTCTCCCACTTGGTGTTGTGTTTAGTGAAGAATTCAAACTttggaagaaccaaaaccaaaaccaaacatTCACTAATCATGCAGGTGCTGCTTCAGTTGTTGAATTGCCACAGCCAGAAGAAGCACATGCAGTAGCACCAACTCATTCAGAAAGGAAAAACAACAACTCGTGCTTGAAGAACGTTTTCAAGCCTCCAAAAAGGGGTGAGGACTACACCATCTTCCAAGCCCTCTTCAGCATTGACATGCTGATTCTGTTCATTGCAACAGTTTTTGGTGTTGGTGGAACATTGACAGCACTTGACAATTTAGGACAGATTGGGAACTCATTGGGGTACCCCAGAAAGAGCCTCACAACTTTTGTGTCCCTTGTGAGCATATGGAACTATTTGGGACGAGCATCTTCTGGCTTTGCCTCTGAGTACTTATTGACCAAATACAAGTTCCCTCGTCCCTTGTTGCTCACTCTAGTCATGCTTCTCTCTTGTGTTGGCCACATTCTTATTGCTTTTGGTATCCCAAACTCTCTTTACTTCTCCTCAGTGATTATTGGGTTTTGCTTTGGGGCCATATGGCCCTTAATGTTTGCCATCATATCTGAAATATTTGGCCTCAAATACTACTCCACTTTGTACAATTTTGGGGCAGTGGCAAGCCCTGTTGGCTCTTACATTCTCAATGTGAAAGTGACTGGTTATTTGTATGATAAAGAGGCTTTGAAGCAGTTGGGGGTGAAGGGACTCATAAGGCAAAAGGGGAAGGACCTAACTTGCGTTGGAGTGCAATGCTATAGGATGGCTTTTCTCATTATCACTGCTTCAACTTTGGTTGGATGTgttgtttcttttattcttgTGTTGAGGACTAGAAATTTTTACAAAGGTGACATTTATGAGAAGTTCAGAGTTCTTGAACTAGACACAGGAGAGAGTCTTCCAACTTTTGGCAGCACTAGTGGCACCACCACTACCACAAACCGCGTGGAAGAACAAGATAAAATCAATAGGAAATAA
- the LOC100816138 gene encoding ACT domain-containing protein ACR10 yields MGILYDDVVIISPPEKDGDPTLLTVNCPDKTGLGCDLCRIILFFGLNILRGDVSTDGKWCYIVFWVVGKQRTRWSLLKKRLIEACPSFSSASGISYYRSDLQPSKPSDVFLLNFCCHDRKGLLHDVTEVLCELELTIKKVKVSTTPDGKVIDLFFITDTRELLHTKKRKDETIEYLTEIMGDAIISIDIELVGPEITACSQAPPFLPTAITEDVFDLELPDLARGGTLRSDYVSITMDNLLSPAHTLVQIMCQDHKGLLYDIMRTLKDYNIQISYGRFTAKPRGKCEIDLFIMQADGKKIVDPNKQNSLSSRLRMELLRPLRVAIVSRGPDTELLVSNPVELSGKGRPLVFYDITLALKMLDTCIFLAKIGRHLIGDREWEVYRILLDEGEGLSVPRNKVEEGVWKMLMGWE; encoded by the exons ATGGGTATACTGTACGACGACGTAGTGATCATAAGCCCGCCAGAAAAAGATGGCGACCCAACTCTCCTCACTGTCAATTGCCCCGACAAAACCGGTCTGGGTTGCGATTTGTGTCGCATCATACTGTTCTTCGGCCTCAACATACTCAGAGGAG ATGTGTCGACGGATGGGAAATGGTGCTACATAGTTTTCTGGGTGGTTGGGAAACAGAGGACGAGGTGGAGTTTGTTGAAGAAGAGGCTCATTGAGGCGTGCCCTTCTTTCTCCTCTGCCTCTGGAATCTCTTATTATCGATCTGACCTGCAGCCGTCGAAGCCTTCTGATGTCTTTCTTTTGAATTTCTGTTGTCACGATCGGAAGGGCCTGTTGCATG ATGTTACTGAGGTTCTTTGTGAGCTAGAACTTACTATAAAGAAAGTGAAGGTATCTACTACACCTGATGGCAAAGTGATAGATCTGTTTTTCATCACAGATACCAG GGAACTTCTACATACAAAGAAGCGAAAGGACGAAACAATTGAATACTTAACCGAGATTATGGGAGATGCCATCATTTCTATTGACATTGAATTGGTTGGCCCTGAAATTACAGCTTGTTCCCAGGCTCCTCCATTCCTTCCAACTGCAATCACAGAAGATGTCTTTGATTTGGAATTGCCTGATTTGGCTCGAGGTGGAACTCTCAGATCAGATTATGTTTCTATCACGATGGACAACTTGCTTAGTCCTGCTCACACTCTTGTCCAAATTATGTGCCAGGACCACAAAGGTCTTCTTTATGACATCATGAGAACTCTGAAGGACTATAACATTCAg ATTTCTTATGGGCGTTTCACTGCAAAACCTAGAGGAAAATGTGAGATTGACTTGTTCATCATGCAAGCAGATGGCAAGAAGATAGTTGACCCCAACAAGCAGAATTCTTTGTCATCACGCCTTAGAATGGAATTACTTCGACCACTCAGAGTAGCCATTGTGAGTAGGGGCCCTGATACCGAGCTTTTGGTATCAAATCCGGTGGAATTATCTGGCAAGGGCCGGCCTCTTGTTTTTTATGATATCACTCTTGCTCTCAAAATGCTTGACACTTGCATCTTTTTG GCTAAAATTGGGAGACACTTGATCGGAGATCGTGAGTGGGAGGTATATAGAATCTTGCTTGATGAAGGGGAGGGGTTATCTGTTCCACGGAACAAGGTTGAGGAGGGAGTTTGGAAAATGCTGATGGGTTGGGAGTAA
- the LOC100809725 gene encoding heparan-alpha-glucosaminide N-acetyltransferase, with the protein MDEAKRMEEGLNTPHNDYHKGELKQEIEKINGEGDSIEHDRDTRTTQEGESVQQIVEQEQPLVKQKTRRVATLDAFRGLTIVLMVLVDDAGGAYPRIDHSPWNGCTLADFVMPFFLFIVGVAIALALKRIPKVKYAVKKIILRTLKLLFWGILLQGGYSHAPDDLSYGVDMRFIRWCGILQRIALVYCVVALIETYTTKLRPSTLKPGHLSIFTAYRWLGGFVAFVIYMVTIFSLYVPDWSFVDYNSDKPKRYTVECGMRGHLGPACNAVGYVDRQVWGVNHLYSQPVWTRLKACTLSSPAEGPLRKNAPAWCRAPFEPEGFLSSVLAILSGTIGIHYGHVLIHFKGHFERLKQWLSMGFVLLTLGLILHFTDAIPINKQLYSFSYVCFTAGAAGIVFSVFYLLIDVWGLRTPFLFLEWIGMNAMLVFVMAAQGIFAAFVNGWYYKDPDNSLVYWIQNHVFTNVWHSERLGTLLYVIFAEITFWGVVAGILHKLGIYWKL; encoded by the exons ATGGATGAAGCCAAGAGAATGGAAGAAGGGCTAAACACACCCCATAATGATTACCATAAGGGCGAATTGAAACAGGAAATTGAAAAAATCAATGGTGAGGGAGATTCCATTGAGCATGACAGAGACACAAGGACTACACAAGAGGGTGAGTCCGTTCAGCAAATAGTGGAGCAAGAGCAACCATTGGTGAAGCAAAAGACAAGGAGAGTTGCAACCCTCGATGCATTCAGGGGCCTCACCATTGTG TTGATGGTACTAGTAGACGATGCTGGTGGAGCTTATCCACGCATTGATCACTCCCCGTGGAATGGATGTACATTGGCTGATTTCGTTAtgcccttctttcttttcattgttgggGTTGCAATAGCCCTGGCACTAAAG AGAATCCCCAAGGTTAAGTATGCTGTGAAGAAGATAATCCTTAGGACATTGAAGCTTCTCTTTTGGGGCATACTTTTGCAAG GTGGATACTCTCATGCCCCTGATGATCTATCATATGGAGTTGACATGAGATTTATCCGATGGTGTGGCATTCTCCAG AGAATAGCCCTTGTATACTGTGTTGTAGCTCTAATAGAGACATACACCACCAAGCTTAGACCCTCTACCTTGAAGCCAGGACACCTGTCCATTTTCACTGCCTATCGATG GTTGGGGGGCTTTGTGGCATTTGTCATTTACATGGTCACAATCTTCAGCCTCTACGTTCCAGATTGGAGTTTCGTGGATTATAACAGCGACAAACCTAAGAGATACACG GTGGAATGTGGGATGCGAGGACACCTAGGTCCTGCATGTAACGCTGTTGGATATGTTGATAGACAAGTTTGGGGCGTTAATCATCTTTATTCCCAACCTGTTTGGACACGCTTGAAG GCATGCACACTCAGTTCTCCAGCTGAAGGCCCTCTTCGTAAAAATGCTCCAGCTTGGTGTCGCGCTCCCTTTGAACCTGAAGGctttttgag TTCCGTATTAGCTATCCTCTCTGGCACCATTGGCATCCACTATGGGCATGTCTTGATTCACTTCAAG GGTCACTTTGAAAGGCTCAAGCAATGGCTCTCAATGGGGTTTGTGTTATTGACCCTAGGCCTCATCCTTCATTTTACAGATG CTATCCCGATTAACAAGCAACTCTACAGCTTCAGCTATGTTTGTTTCACAGCTGGGGCAGCTGGAATTGTCTTCTCTGTGTTCTACCTACTG ATCGATGTTTGGGGGCTTCGTACTCCATTCTTATTCTTGGAATGGATAGGAATGAATGCAATGCTAGTGTTTGTTATGGCAGCACAGGGCATCTTCGCAGCATTTGTAAATGGATGGTATTACAAAGACCCAGATAACTCACTA GTATACTGGATTCAGAATCATGTGTTTACCAATGTTTGGCACTCAGAGAGGTTGGGAACTCTGTTATATGTCATCTTTGCAGAAATCACCTTCTGGGGTGTTGTTGCTGGCATCTTGCACAAATTAGGAATATACTGGAAACTATAA
- the LOC100814538 gene encoding serine/threonine protein phosphatase 2A 57 kDa regulatory subunit B' beta isoform — MFKKIMKGGHKKPSKSDASDPAPQPYAAANFSAPAAPSANVVVNFVSLTPLTLSSGGSVEPVPPFRDAPVAERQNLFLRKLHVCCYILDFSDTLKNVREKEIKRQALMDLVDFIQSGSGKISENCQEEMIRMISVNIFRCLPPASHENTGQEPTDPEEEEPSLDPSWPHLQLVYELLLRYVVSSDTDTKIAKRYIDHSFVLKLLDLFDSEDPREREYLKTILHRIYGKFMVHRPFIRKAINNIFYRFIYETERHSGIGELLEILGSIINGFALPMKEEHKLFLVRALLPLHKPKSVGMYHQQLSYCITQFVEKDFKLADTVIRGLLKYWPVTNCQKEVLFLGELEEVLEATQAAEFQRCMIPLFRQISRCLNSSHFQVAERALFLWNNEHIVSLIAQNRTVILPIIFQAFEKNISSHWNQAVHGLTMNVRKMFLEMDAELFEECQRKHAEKEAKAKELAEQRELNWKRLADAAAQNGVEDMVT, encoded by the exons ATGTTCAAGAAAATCATGAAAGGCGGGCACAAGAAGCCCTCCAAGTCCGACGCCAGTGATCCGGCTCCGCAGCCGTACGCCGCCGCCAACTTCAGCGCTCCGGCGGCGCCCTCCGCCAATGTCGTCGTGAATTTCGTCTCCTTGACCCCCCTCACGCTCTCCTCCGGCGGCTCCGTCGAGCCGGTGCCTCCGTTCCGCGACGCGCCCGTCGCGGAACGGCAGAACCTCTTCCTCCGGAAGCTCCACGTGTGCTGCTACATCCTCGACTTCTCCGACACGCTGAAGAACGTTAGGGAGAAAGAAATCAAGCGCCAGGCGCTCATGGACCTCGTGGACTTCATCCAATCCGGCTCCGGCAAGATAAGCGAGAACTGCCAAGAAGAGATGATCAGAATGATCTCCGTCAACATTTTTCGGTGCCTCCCGCCGGCGTCGCACGAAAACACAGGCCAAGAACCCACCGATCCCGAAGAGGAGGAACCTTCCTTGGACCCTTCTTGGCCCCACCTTCAGCTCGTCTACGAGCTTCTCCTCAGATACGTGGTTTCCTCCGACACCGATACGAAAATCGCGAAACGGTACATCGACCACTCCTTTGTTCTCAAGTTGCTCGATTTGTTTGACTCTGAGGACCCACGGGAGAGGGAGTATTTGAAAACCATACTGCATCGTATATACGGGAAATTCATGGTGCATAGGCCCTTTATTAGGAAAGCTATTAACAACATTTTTTACCGCTTTATATATGAGACTGAGAGGCACTCTGGTATTGGGGAGCTTCTGGAGATTCTGGGCAGCATTATTAATGGGTTTGCCTTGCCCATGAAGGAGGAGCACAAGCTGTTTCTTGTGAGGGCGCTTCTGCCTCTGCATAAGCCGAAATCGGTGGGGATGTACCATCAGCAGTTGTCTTACTGCATTACTCAGTTTGTGGAGAAGGATTTCAAGCTCGCCGATACCGTGATTAGGGgtttgttgaagtattggccgGTTACCAATTGCCAGAAGGAGGTTCTCTTCCTTGGAGAACTTGAGGAGGTGCTGGAGGCCACGCAAGCCGCGGAGTTTCAACGATGCATGATTCCGCTTTTTAGACAGATTTCACGCTGCCTCAATAGCTCTCACTTTCAG gttgcagaACGAGCCCTCTTCTTGTGGAATAACGAGCATATTGTGAGCTTAATTGCCCAAAACAGGACTGTGATACTACCAATAATATTTCAAGcatttgagaaaaatatttcgAGTCACTGGAATCAGGCGGTGCACGGACTGACCATGAATGTTCGCAAAATGTTCCTGGAAATGGACGCAGAATTGTTTGAAGAGTGCCAGCGGAAGCACGCAGAGAAAGAGGCTAAAGCCAAAGAACTAGCAGAGCAGCGGGAACTTAATTGGAAGAGACTGGCAGACGCGGCTGCACAGAATGGAGTGGAGGACATGGTCACTTAG